Genomic segment of Desulfolucanica intricata:
TAATTCCCCCTCAGGGGCTTCTTCCTTATAAAAGGCACTATATTTTTTTCTTAAATTATTTTCCAGAAGCTTTTCATAATCCGGCTCATCTGGCTGAAAATAACATGTATACTTTCTCCCGTCCGGTCTTAATAATGTACTGTACAGGACTATCGGGGAAACAGTTCTAAACTGCACCTGCTCACTGCCAATGGTTACGTTTCTTCCCCTTACTTCAGTTACTTTTAAATAGTTTTTTCCTATCCTGACCTCGCCTTGAAGTAATAACCTGTTAACCAGAGAATTACAAAACGCCGTCATCGGTGAAGATACTGTTAATTTTACCTGTCCTGTAAAGGATATTTTTTGGCCACCTTCTATCATTTGAAACTTACCTTGAATTCTGGAGAAAGTAAACATTTTAAATGCTCTTTTTCCTTCAATAAAGCCGGAATTATGTAGAAAACTGGCAAGTTCCTCTCCCAATGAATCATATATAAAGGCTTGAATGAGATGATTATAGTGAATAGGAAGTGTTAAATCACCATCTATTGTTTTCAAAAAAATATCTATTCTAATACTAATATCCCCCCATTTTAGTAATATTTAATTTTTAACCTCTTTATTTAACATTTTATTCATTTATTGCATATATTCAATTATAATTTACAAAATTTTCGTATTTTATTATTTTATCCTTCTATAATCAGCATAAACCACTAAATTGACAACTGTTTGTCATAATGAAAAAATTATTTTTAGATACGAGTTAAAAAAATAAGCCGATTCCTATAGGAATATCGGCTTATTCATTTCCATTATCTCTATGAAATTATAAATTATCAAGAGTACCCAACAACTTCTTAACAGCCTTTATATGCCTACATTCAAAACCGGGTTTACGATAAGAATTAAATCTAAAGGTACAGCACTCACAGTGGTCTAAACTTGCTTTTAGTTCAAACCTGCAGTCATAATCAGTAACAATAGCCTCATTTTCAGATATGAAATAAACAACTAAGTCATTAACCATATAAGGTTCTTTTATTTTAACAGTCATTGAATCATCTCCTATGATGTCTTTGTATTAATATCTTAGCAACTATCAGCAATTATTTCAATCAGCAACCAACAGGAATAAAATAAGTTATTTCATAGAAAACTATTTTCATGAAAACAAATATAACACAATTATCAACCTTAAAGGTAGCAGCAGTATATATAGGTACCGTTGTAGGAGCGGGATTCGCCTCCGGACAGGAGGTACTTCAGTTTTTTAGTTCCTTTGGATTACCCAGTATACTTGGAATGACTATAGCTTCAATCATGTTTGTCTTATTTGGTCTTATTATATTGGAGTTAGGCCGTAGGTTAAGTGCAGATTCTCACCGTGAAGTTATTCGTTATGCCGGCGGACCTTGGATTGGTTCCATTATTGACGGTGTAATCACGTTCTTTCTTTTCGGTGGATTTGCCGCCATGGCTGCCGGTGCCGGTGCCATTTTCGCAGAACAATTCGGCCTACCCTACATATTAGGGAGTCTAATCATGATTGGAGCAACCCTATTCACAGTACTACTTGGTATTCAAGGTGTTATAAACTCCATTAGTTATGTTGTGCCGGTACTGTTATTATCTGTTCTGGGACTTAGTATTGCTACCTTTATTACCACTCCGATTAACTTCAGTGCAGTTAGCGAATGGGCACAGGCAACAAGACCCCCGGTACCTTATTGGCCTT
This window contains:
- the cas6 gene encoding CRISPR-associated endoribonuclease Cas6, with the protein product MKTIDGDLTLPIHYNHLIQAFIYDSLGEELASFLHNSGFIEGKRAFKMFTFSRIQGKFQMIEGGQKISFTGQVKLTVSSPMTAFCNSLVNRLLLQGEVRIGKNYLKVTEVRGRNVTIGSEQVQFRTVSPIVLYSTLLRPDGRKYTCYFQPDEPDYEKLLENNLRKKYSAFYKEEAPEGELRVRALGQHRLAVIKYKETVIKGYSGKLMVSGPIPLLQMAVDSGLGSKNSQGFGCVEIAHMRH
- a CDS encoding YkvI family membrane protein is translated as MKTNITQLSTLKVAAVYIGTVVGAGFASGQEVLQFFSSFGLPSILGMTIASIMFVLFGLIILELGRRLSADSHREVIRYAGGPWIGSIIDGVITFFLFGGFAAMAAGAGAIFAEQFGLPYILGSLIMIGATLFTVLLGIQGVINSISYVVPVLLLSVLGLSIATFITTPINFSAVSEWAQATRPPVPYWPLSAIVYVSYNLVLGVAVLAPLGRVAQDPKILRKGAIYGGLGLGIGALAINLTLLANVPAVSGYEIPMVYVAARFSPLIQAAYSIVLLAEIYTTAVGSLYGFVERITDQGKPTFKWLVIGSSVVAFGASQLGFSTLVRTLYPAVGFAGLLMLAGLAYGYVKERYVAQPALKPKK